CCAGATCCACCGCGGGAACGCTCATCAGGCCGGCGGAGCTGCTCATGCCGACTCCAGCTCCAACTGATCCAGGGGGCACCACTGGCGAGCGGGCTCCGGCAGGGTGCGCAGGACCTCTTCGCAGAAGGCGCGCTTCAGCAGGCCGGCGGCTTGCTCGGCCCAAATGCCGCGGCTCTGGAGGTAAAATAGCTCGTCGGGGTGCAGGCTGCTGACCGTGGCGCCGTGGGCGCACTTCACGTCATCGGCCACGATCTCGAGCTCGGGCTTGGTATCGATCCGCGCCCGGTCCGAGAGCAGCAGGTTGCGGCTCAACTGGGCCGCATTGGTCCGCTGGGCTTCACGGGGAACCCGCACCGCACCGTTGAAGACGCTCCGGCCTTGGCCGGCCGCCACGGCCTTGTGCACCTGATCGAGCTCCCCTTCCGGGCCCGAGAACTGCACGAAGCTGTGGGTGTCAGCGATCTGCTGCCCCCCGACCAATTGCAAGCCCCGCAGGGTGGAGTGGGCCTGGCCGTCCACCTGCACCAGCCGGGGTTCATGGCGGGCCAGTCCCCAGCCCGCTGCGACGTTGCTCAGGGCCGCTTGACTCTCCGGCTCTTGCTCAACCGCAATGTGGCTGAAAAGGGCGGCATCGCTGTTGCCCAAGGCCACCAGGCCATGGCGCAGCTGGGCGCTGCGGGCCAGATGGGCTTCGATCACCACGCTGACCAGCCCCGCCCCCTGGGCCTCAATCAGCTGGGAGAGGTCCAGCTCGGCCTTCTCCTCCAGCACCAGGAGGATGCGCAGCGGGAGCATCCCGCCGGCGCAGGCACTGACCAATTCCAGGGCAACCGACGTGCGGCTTTTGACCCGCAGGGCGAGCAGCTGTGTGGCGCTGGCGTGGTTCAACTCCACCGGCCAGTGCTGCTCGCAGCTGGTGGCCGCCAGGGTGTGGCCCAACCCTTGGGCCACCTCGGAGGCGCTCAGGGGCTCCAACCCCTCCGGCAGGGTCGCGCCAGCGAGGGGATCGCTGGACCCATCCAGCTGGAGCTGAAGACCTGAGCCGCTCGCGCCAGCGCTCGGCTGGGCCGCCTGTGGGGCACCCAGGGGAAGCCCCTTCAAGAGGCTGAGGTCGGTGAAGCGCCAGTCCTCCATGCGCGAGGAGGGCACACCCTGCTGGGCCAAGGCATCACGGCCGCGCTGCTGCACGGCAGCCAAGGAACCCGAGGCTGGGGGGAGCTCGGAGAGCCAATGCTCCAGCCAAGCTGACCGCTGGGTGGGGGCGCTGAGGCTGGCGGTCATCAGGCCACCTCCGCTGCGGCCAAGGCGGCCAGCTCCTGGTCGACCCAGTCGTAACCGCGCTCTTCCAGTTCCAAGGCCAGCTCTTTGCCGCCCGTGCGCAGCATCCGGCCCGCGGCCATCACGTGGACGTAGTCCGGGGTGATCGCATCGAGCAGCCGCTGGTAGTGGGTGATCAGCAGGGTCGCGTTGTCGGGGCTCGCCAGCTGATTGACGCCACCGGCCACGATCCGCAGGGCATCGATGTCCAGGCCGGAATCGGTCTCATCGAGGATCGCCACCATGGGATCCAGCAGAGCCATCTGCAGAATCTCGTTGCGCTTTTTCTCGCCGCCGCTGAAGCCCTCGTTGACGGAGCGATCCAGGAAGGCGGGATCCATCTGAACCACCTGGAGGCGCTCGCGAACGAGGTCCTCAAAGGCAAAGGTGTCGAGCTCCTCGTCGCCCTTCTCGGCGCGGCGGGCATTGGTGGCGACCCGCAGGAACTCCAGATTGCTCACGCCTGGGATTTCGACCGGGTACTGGAAACCCAGGAAGACCCCTGTGCGCGCCCGTTGTTCGGGGTCCAGCTCCAGCAGGTTCTCGCCGCGGTAGGTGACGCTGCCGCCGGTGACGGTGTAGGCGGGATGACCCGCCAGCACCTTGGAGAGGGTGCTCTTACCGCTGCCGTTGCGGCCCATCACCGCGTGGATTTCGCCGGCACGAATCGTCAGATTGACGCCCTTGAGGATCTCCTTGTCCTCGACGCGAGCGTGGAGATCCCGGATCTCAAGCAGCACTGGAGCGTCAGGGCGAATCACGGAGGAAGGGAGACGAAGGGAAACAGAGAAAGGAATGGGAGCGGCCGAACCGGGGCCGCCCTCAGCGTTGGGATCTAGCCGACCGAGCCCTCAAGCTTCAGGGCTAGAAGCTTGTCCGCCTCGGCGGCGAACTCCATGGGCAGCTGATTGAAGACATCGCGGCAGAAACCGCTGACCATCATCGAAACCGCCTCTTCAAAACCGATGCCTCGGCTTTGGAGATAGAAGAGCTGGTCCTCGGAGATGCGACAGGTGCTGGCCTCATGCTCAACCGCGGCCTGGGGCTGTTGGGAGCGGATATAGGGATAGGTATTGGCGGCGGCCTGATCGCCGATCAGCATCGAGTCGCACTGGCTGTAGTTCTTGGCGCCCGTGGCCTTCGGACCGATCTGAACCAAGCCGCGGTAGCTGTTCGAGGAGCGTCCGGCGCTGATGCCCTTGCTGACAATCGTCGAGCGGGTGCGCGGCCCTACGTGAATCATCTTGGTGCCGGTGTCGGCCTGCTGCATGTTGTTGGTCAGGGCCACCGAGTAGAACTCGCCGACCGAATCGGCACCCTGCAGCACGCAGCTGGGGTACTTCCAGGTGATGGACGAGCCGGTTTCCACCTGGGTCCAGCTGATCTTGCTG
This DNA window, taken from Synechococcus sp. LTW-R, encodes the following:
- the sufD gene encoding Fe-S cluster assembly protein SufD, translating into MTASLSAPTQRSAWLEHWLSELPPASGSLAAVQQRGRDALAQQGVPSSRMEDWRFTDLSLLKGLPLGAPQAAQPSAGASGSGLQLQLDGSSDPLAGATLPEGLEPLSASEVAQGLGHTLAATSCEQHWPVELNHASATQLLALRVKSRTSVALELVSACAGGMLPLRILLVLEEKAELDLSQLIEAQGAGLVSVVIEAHLARSAQLRHGLVALGNSDAALFSHIAVEQEPESQAALSNVAAGWGLARHEPRLVQVDGQAHSTLRGLQLVGGQQIADTHSFVQFSGPEGELDQVHKAVAAGQGRSVFNGAVRVPREAQRTNAAQLSRNLLLSDRARIDTKPELEIVADDVKCAHGATVSSLHPDELFYLQSRGIWAEQAAGLLKRAFCEEVLRTLPEPARQWCPLDQLELESA
- the sufC gene encoding Fe-S cluster assembly ATPase SufC, with the protein product MIRPDAPVLLEIRDLHARVEDKEILKGVNLTIRAGEIHAVMGRNGSGKSTLSKVLAGHPAYTVTGGSVTYRGENLLELDPEQRARTGVFLGFQYPVEIPGVSNLEFLRVATNARRAEKGDEELDTFAFEDLVRERLQVVQMDPAFLDRSVNEGFSGGEKKRNEILQMALLDPMVAILDETDSGLDIDALRIVAGGVNQLASPDNATLLITHYQRLLDAITPDYVHVMAAGRMLRTGGKELALELEERGYDWVDQELAALAAAEVA